Proteins encoded in a region of the Equus quagga isolate Etosha38 unplaced genomic scaffold, UCLA_HA_Equagga_1.0 119633_RagTag, whole genome shotgun sequence genome:
- the LOC124232812 gene encoding UDP-glucuronosyltransferase 1A10-like: MAPAMLTGSLPLCVCLLLTPGFADAGRLLVVPMDGSHWFTMHSVVEKLIHRGHEVVIVMPEVSWHIEKSLNFTVKTYSTFYTLEELDPQFNIFSEAHWKGQEQSLLSTLLTSSGDSFIEHFYSHCRSLFNDAKLVKYLEENSFDAVFLDPFDMCGFIVAKYFSLPSVVFTKVVICHHLEEGTQCPSAPSYVHRFLSGFPDTLTFRERVRKHIFYFEEYLFCRYFIKNVLEFASEIFQKTVTEYDLLSHTSIWLLRTDFVFDYPKPVMPNVIFIGGINCHQGKPLTKVSYLSCSIFRIIWRWT, encoded by the coding sequence ATGGCTCCTGCAATGTTGACCGGctcccttcctctgtgtgtgtgtctcctgctGACCCCCGGCTTTGCTGACGCAGGCCGGCTGCTGGTGGTACCCATGGATGGGAGCCACTGGTTTACCATGCATTCGGTTGTGGAGAAACTCATCCACAGAGGGCATGAGGTGGTCATAGTCATGCCAGAGGTGAGTTGGCACATAGAGAAATCTCTCAATTTTACGGTAAAGACATATTCTACGTTTTACACTCTGGAGGAGCTGGATCCTCAGTTCAACATTTTCTCTGAGGCTCACTGGAAAGGTCAGGAACAAAGTTTACTTTCTACGTTGCTGACTTCATCTGGTGATAGTTTTATTGAACACTTTTACTCACATTGTAGGAGTCTGTTTAATGACGCCAAGTTAGTAAAATACCTAGAAGAGAATTCTTTTGATGCCGTCTTTCTGGATCCTTTTGATATGTGTGGCTTCATTGTAGCCAAATATTTTTCCCTCCCATCTGTGGTCTTCACCAAGGTAGTAATTTGCCACCATCTTGAAGAGGGTACGCAGTGTCCCAGTGCTCCTTCCTATGTTCATAGATTTCTCTCAGGGTTCCCGGACACCTTGACTTTCAGGGAGAGAGTGCGGAAACATATCTTCTACTTCGAGGAATATTTATTTTGCCGCTACTTCatcaaaaatgttttagaatttgCTTCTGAGATTTTCCAAAAGACGGTCACAGAATATGATCTCTTAAGCCATACGTCAATTTGGTTGTTACGAACTGACTTTGTGTTTGACTATCCCAAACCGGTGATGCCTAACGTGATCTTCATCGGCGGTATCAACTGCCATCAGGGAAAGCCACTGACAAAGGTGAGTTACCTTTCCTGTAGCATATTCAGAATAATCTGGCGATGGACCTAA